CACCTTTAAGCGACCAAATACTGCtttaaatcaaaccaaaaaccatTCACGTAGCCTTTGAGTTAATTCTTGCatccaattttttctttttaggataaataatagtaaatttCACTACTCCATCGCAATTCCTGTAGCCATTTTGTTCACTTTTCGAGCCTTCTTTGCAATTATTAATCCGACCTTTTCAAACCATAAGCATTGCATATATTCTAAAGCCTTTCCCTCACCGAAACCTCAATTGCtagttaaatttatttgttctttatttgattggtctTGCACATGGGGTTTCACTAATAGCATCTCCATTCCGAATCACATAGAGCCATTGCTTTCTATACATAATAACATTCTCTAACTCTTTATACTTCTTTACGTCTGTTGAACATGAAGTGATCTTTTTGCAATAAAATCTTTCTTTAcgtatcaaataataataataagaagaagaaaatttttccTATCCTAAAATCCAACACATGCATATGACAGGTACTTCAAATTTGTCCTAAATCACTGTTAAATCAATACCTACTAATGACCTTAAATGCAAATTTTGGTTTCTGCCAAGGTTAATTATGATTACTTAGAATTCCATTGTTTTAAACTTCTAAAAGGAAGCAGAATTTCAGCTACTGCTAGTTGTTGGACTTGAGAATAAGTGACAACtatattcttttttgataaataacgtaagaatattattaataatagaaaGATTGCCAAaccgagtacattggggatgtactatgggggcacagatcaggaaacaaaagaacaaGTGACAACTATATTCTATCACAAATAGCTATGGAACTAAACATTGCGAAGCAGGCCAATTAGACTAAAGCGGATTCTGGATGGTCAATGGTGAAAGCACAATAGAATAGAATTGCTTAGCTATTTATTGAGCACATTTTGGAGTTGCTAAATACTATGGAGTACTCTTAAAGCATCTTGTTGCTACTTGTAACATTGATAACAACTACAATGCACACAAAATTACTGGACATTCCCCGCAATAATAGCAAgatctaaacaaaaataagtaGATGGTACTCAATAATTTCCCCAAATCTCTCAATACACGTTGTCATCCACAGGCACAAACAACTAAACAACCCTCCTGCCCATATACGgtacaaaaactgaaaaactattaatctttgaaaCCTCCACATTCTCTCTAGTCTCTACtgatgttaatttgattaactGGTAGTGCAGAAACTAATATTAACTCTGACTTAACAatcattttctttccattttttcagCAATCAGACAGATgccaaaaaataaaccaaacaaaatgagACTCGAAACAAAGCCAATATAGAACAAAATCAAGCAAACACTAGAACAGGGCCAAGGAcacattttcttagcaaaaGGCAAACCTAAGCCTAGCATTCTCTGCTCGAAGCTGTAAATTTGCTTATAAGAAATGCACACTGAGAAATGTAAGTTAACGCTTCTAACCATCAACTGTCAAATGTAATTTAGCTAACTAAATACTTTTTGCATCAAAACTATCTAGTTTCCTAAACAAATATACATAAATTATACCATAATAGCTAAGATAATTTTCACAATGATGATGGAAAAACTGAAGCTTTCAGCAGTAAAAGTGATATAATAGCTAAAGTTAATTTTCACATTTGCTCACCTTGATCAAGTAAAACCAAGCTCTCCATAGAATTAGCTGAGAAACCCACCCAATTAGCATCTTCAATCGCAAGAATGCTCCGACTCCTAGGCGGGTTAATTGAAACCAGCCCATTGGCACTCTTGAATATCAATTCACCATTATCAGTGCAGCAATAGAAATCATGAGGCGAATCCATTGGAATCAAAAATTTTCTAGTCCAAGACCCAACGACACCATACTCCTCCATAACCCAGAAGTGGCATAGACCATGAAAGAAGTAAATAATGGCCAGCAATCCCTTGAATACCGCTAGTTGAAAAGAAAGTGCATAATTTTGAGGCAGAGGCATCTTCATCTCATGGAAGGTCTCATCATGGACGTCGAAGGACAAAATGAAATGGTGGACGCAAGTATTTGCTATAAAGTGCAAAGCTCCATTACAAAATACAGAGCGTGGCAGAATAGAAACAATAGATCCAAAATTGGGTTCATACCCTCGTAAGGACTCCATTGTTAATATAACTTTTCTCCATGAATCCGTGCTCAAAGTGTATATCTCTGCCTCAGCCTGCGGCTTTTTCTCCCGAAAAGTTATAAGTCTCAGAACCTTGAAGTCGTTATTTTTAGAGTCAAAAGCAAATCCAAAAACAACTGTAACATTACTGTAAAGAAAGAGAGTCGATCGAAGCTTTTTAAACTTTCTAATACTTGGGTTCCACAAATAGATTAtgtgattaagatcttggtcaTAACTAGCTAGGCAGAAGACGCTGTTACAGAAGCCAACTATGCTGAACTCGTCAAAAATCGGTGGGATTTCAAATTTAGAAACCGGGGGCAACGTGGGGTCGTTGCAAACAACAGTACACAATTGTTTGGAAGTGGAAGATGAATGATCCTCTGTTACTGTTACTGTTGGAGTGTATAGCAAATAACCACTGTGGGTGTTGGTGGATGTTAGCGATTTGGtgaggttgaggttgaggttgaAGTGCGTGGAAATGAAAGTGGGGTCGGAGATGATGGAGTTACAAGTTTTGGAAACGGACCTGAATCGGGTTAAGGATTTCACTGGTAGCAGACCAAAGATGTCGTTGACGACGTCGTATGGAACTCGCTCACGCATAGCTTGAGACATCATCACCAAGGGAATGAACTGTTTGCTGGGTTACTCTAGGTTTGTTGCGGGAGAGAAGGTAAAGTTAAAAGAACCAACTTTTGgagaaaatagcaaaataaccctcagttgctaactatatagttagcaggCCCGGTTTCTAAACTATATcatttactagcatctcgagtctcagagactcgattttaggcctaaaaatcgagtctttaagactcggtTTTTTAGTTTGATGTGGCGTTTTTGCCAGGTGGcatccacctggaaatcgagtctctaagactcgatttttaaaaccGAGTATTAGAGACTCGATTCTTGCCACGTAAACGCCACTTAGATCTCGAGTATTAGAGACTCGGTTTCCTGAAATGGAAACCGAGTCTcataaactcgatttttaagtGGGGGTTTTCCACACCGTTGGGTCCCATCTGTCACTtccatgtctctctctctggaGAGTCTGAACTCTGATCTGAAGACCTGGTCTTGAATATAACAAAAAGTATCTCTGATCTGAAGACCTGGTCTTGAATATAACAAAAAGTATCACGTGAAGTAGTGTAAATCTTCAGAAAAAATATCTTCAGTCAGAAAAAGTATCACGTGAAGTAGTGTAAATCTTCAGAAAAAATATCACGTGAAGTAGTGTATTGTCTCTGAAAGTAAGTATCACGTGAATTTTCAGGAAAAGAAAGCACGCGTGTACGTCTTCACAAAATAGGTCTCCTAGGTCTCTCAggaatctttaaaaaaaaaaactgtacagGAAAGCAAACATTGCTCTTCTCTCACACATTCAGCAAAACCATCTCATCATACAATCCTGCAAACATTGGtcctctctcaactctcacacAAACATTGctcctctctcaactctcacacAAACATTGCTCCTCTCTTCACTCTCATACAATCCTAGTAGCATATTTGCACATCCTCATGTCAGGTAATGTTCTCCTCACTCTTacctatatatatttacatatttacatatttacatacatacatacatatatatatatatatatttacatacatatttatatatatatatatttacatacatatttatatttatataaatatatatatatatatatatatatttacatacatacatacatatatatatatatttatatttatatttatatttatttatatttatatttatatttatatttatatttatttatatttatatttatatttatatttatatttatatttatatttatatttatatttatatttatatttatatatatatatatatattttagaaagtgaggagaaagatatatatatatatatatatatctatatctatatatatacctacatacatacatatatatatatatatatatatatatatatatatatttatatttatatttatatttatttttttatttatatttatatttatatttatatttatatttatatttatatttatatatatatttattttagaaagtgaggagaaagatatatatatatatatatatatatatatatatatatatatatatttacatacatacatatatatatttatatttatatttatatttatatttatatttatatatatttatataaatatatttatatatatatatatatatctattttagaaagtaaggagaaagatatatatatatatatatatatatatatatattttattcatgacCTAGGAAGTCTTTTTGCTAGCTTTCGGTGAATTTATCTGCTTCCTTTTCTCcataatttgtattaaatttgagtttgtatatCACATATGGTATATTTAACTGTATATTAATgccttgattttgaaattagatGATATGTCTAATTTTGATTGCTCATGATCAAATTGCACTCATTCATTTGCACATCCTCATgacttttgttgtttggtttgatatttttatttatatttttgttagaattgagtcgaaattttgtaatgggggtgagttttgtctttaatttttttatttgtttgagtacgaaatgataatgattgagtgtgtttgtatgtgatgtggggtgagaagttgtaatttttgtactttgagtaGATATTCAAGGTTTTCTAATTGatgttaaataaaagagatcaaatatgtcactaacatattaTACTTTACTctctaataggttcacaatctctGAAGAATATTGGTATAAATGTATACTATGGTGGACCCCTTGACAATCCTGGAGAGATTGACGGATTCCCATTTAGAGGGCCGGGTATTGAATGCTACTACATGATGATACGTCGTAAGTTGAAGACGTTGGAtgatttgaagaggaaaataatgCACTCATTGAGTTTGAACCCTGCTTGGTATGACATCAAGATTATTTATCGTTACCCACAAGAAGTTCTTCATGAACGGATAAATTACAGGTATATGGAgatcaaagaagacaaacatgtaaagatgatGTTTAATAGGATCCAAAAAATGCCCCAAGTAAATGCTGCTGAGTTGTACGTAAGTTCGGAGCCGCTTGTAGAAGTTGATACTGAGGTGGTGCAACAAACAACTACGGCTTTACAATTTACAGCCCTAGATGATGGATGTACTACAATGGGAGGGTATACAATGGGAGGTTATACGCTCCCATCTCAAGATCATGTTACCAATACTGGTGAACCCCTCCATCCTCAAGAGACACATTTAGAGGAggaagacgaagacgaagatCATGCCGCGAATGATGGTGAAAATATTGATGATGTGGATGAATatgaagagaggattgagcgaggtgACTTTGAGAACGATATGGATGACCATGAAGTTGTTcccaattttgaagaggaaaatatggagtaccatgatgaaggtgatgcaGACCATGATATTGGCATCCAGCATGATACAAATGCGACTACTGCCTACAGACCTCCTGCCGACTCATTTTacgcaaatacttgggaaagtatggttgatccttcgcgtcttcagataccatttgtttctacttgggaagATGAGATGCTTTTTTgtaaagggttgacttttgcaaataaagaggtggtgaagcgtgcattgataatatacgCAGCAAATGATAATAGGAATTTTATAATCCGGAGGTCGACCAAAACTAAATTGTGCGCCGCATGCGTTGACGACAACTGTAAGTGGTACGTTGGGGCATTCATAAAGGTTAAACTTAATGGTCTGTGGATGGTCACATATTATGTGGGTCCACACACTTGTATACCCTTTGGCCTGCGAAGAGACGGTAAAATaatggattctaattttgttgcatcagaAATTATGGGAAAATTGCGACAAAATCACACTGCTCGTATTGATGAGCTCTGGGACATCATACATACTAAGTATAAACATGAGCTTTCTTACTATAAAGTATGGGacgcaaaacaaaaggcaattgctaagatatttggggattgggaggagtcttaccaaaggttgcaaaagttgttgttggcatacttggatcaggaTTCGGGTACCCAGTACAATTATCACACCATACCTAGGCCATACGAGAATTCTGCGTTACTGCGCTATGTATATTGGGCATTTGCTTCATGCATTGCTGCATTCCGATATTGTAGGCCagtgatcagtattgatgggattcatttgtatggtaaatacaAAGGGgttttgatgattgcaatggcaacTGATGCCAACCAAAAGGTTTTGCCTCttgcctttgctgttgtggataAGGAGTCAGAGGCTAGTTGGGGGTGGTTTTTAGAGTGTCTCAGGGCTTCGATTGAGCATGTTATACCTGCCAACGGCATTTGCattatttctgaccgacataaaggtatcaaaaacgccattCGACAGTGGCCTAGAGGGAGGGACGGAACAGAACAGGTATATCaccgatattgccttcgacatgttgctagcaacttcaacagaCGCTTTGATGACCCGATTCTAAaggcattggccttgaaagctggatatgcgacccatgaagctaaatttgaaTCCATAATGCAAATCATTAAGGAGGCCGAGATTAATTTACTGAGGGGTGTAGACCCTACTGCTCGCCATGTTGGACGCTGTATGCCATACACATATTTAACCAGTGAGGATGTGGACAAATGAACCcagtcacatgatggtggaagacgttacggggcaatgacaaccaatatct
This portion of the Castanea sativa cultivar Marrone di Chiusa Pesio chromosome 7, ASM4071231v1 genome encodes:
- the LOC142642054 gene encoding F-box/kelch-repeat protein At3g23880-like, whose product is MMSQAMRERVPYDVVNDIFGLLPVKSLTRFRSVSKTCNSIISDPTFISTHFNLNLNLTKSLTSTNTHSGYLLYTPTVTVTEDHSSSTSKQLCTVVCNDPTLPPVSKFEIPPIFDEFSIVGFCNSVFCLASYDQDLNHIIYLWNPSIRKFKKLRSTLFLYSNVTVVFGFAFDSKNNDFKVLRLITFREKKPQAEAEIYTLSTDSWRKVILTMESLRGYEPNFGSIVSILPRSVFCNGALHFIANTCVHHFILSFDVHDETFHEMKMPLPQNYALSFQLAVFKGLLAIIYFFHGLCHFWVMEEYGVVGSWTRKFLIPMDSPHDFYCCTDNGELIFKSANGLVSINPPRSRSILAIEDANWVGFSANSMESLVLLDQGTLRRIVAVGTWKPPVRPNPNQASSHFPPSISSLV